In the genome of Odocoileus virginianus isolate 20LAN1187 ecotype Illinois chromosome 17, Ovbor_1.2, whole genome shotgun sequence, the window AATATGGCCGTTTAGAGCTCTTACCAAAGAGCAGAATAAACTACCAGGAGCAAGCCTTCAGAAACTGCTAGAAGTCTTCAAATGTCACATAGTGCCTCTGAACAATATGGACTCTTCTGTGAGCAGGAATGAGTCCTTTCAGTCCTCCCACCATCCTGACCCTTAACCCCTATCAGGATCCTGAATGCATGCAtcactcctttcccctccccacctcccagcctggCCCTCTGGACTGCCCTCTTCCATCTGGTCTCTGGGGTGCACAGTGAATGGGAGGGAGCAAATGCACCCCAGATGGAGGGGAAACCAAAGACAGACTTGCCATGCTCCTCAGGAATTCAGGACTGAAATAAAAGCTAGTTACACTGCAGGGGTTTCTGCTCCCTCCTTTTTTCACTGGGGCTCCAGTCCAgaccctctttccctctctcttccacTCATTATGGTAGCCAGGGCCCCTAAGTGGGCTCGGGTAGCTCCATGGAGGGGGCACTTAGCTTTGCCCCCTGCTTGCATGCTGCCCAGCCTCCCCAGCTGCCGTCTTGTCCTCACAGGTAAACCACTCTCCGAGCTTCTCCACTGACTCCTGGTTGGATAAAGAGGTAAAGGATAGCCTGCTGTATGATACTCTGGTCCTGATCAACCTGAGAAGCTGTGACAAAAAGAAGGTCTTGGAGGAGGAGAGACAGCGGGGGCAGTTCCTACAGCAGTGTCGTTCTCGGGAGACCAGGTACAGTCATGGGTCAGTTCTAACAAATGATAATCCTGTTTGGAACATAAATTTCTATTTGCAGGATGTGGCGGGTTAAACAGTTTTTCTTGTGGTTATTCCTTTGTTCCTAAAAATAGGAGATTAATTTATAGACATAAGTACATGTGATCAATATAAGTTTGTTAATATCATATGGAGAGATCCAGGGATTACCAATACAAAAAGTAAAACCATCTGTCTTTACAAAAGGGAACATTCGTCTGTCCTCCCCTTGTCACTGTGTTGTGGGGAACACCTCATCCCTGCTGCATAGCATTTGCCTTCGTCCTATAACAGAGGCCTTTGTCTGCAGAGCAAGAAGGAAGTCTCATAGCCTGTCAAGGACTTGGCTTTGCTGCTTTTCAGATCTCACagtggcccctgccctcctcacaAGCCTGATCCTTTGAACTGATCTTCTGGAAGTAGGCCATGGCATCAGGCCATCTCTGTTTGGATGGCACTGTGTTTCTTGGAGCACGTTCAGGTCTACTGCCTTCCCTGTGAGGAGGGGGCGGGTAGGTGGTAGTGTGGGGGATTGTATGTCCTGCTTTGGGAGCTAAAAAGACCAGTACTCTGGAAGGGGAGCTGCCTGTACAGGTCACCTCGCTGACAAGTGTCGGGTCTGGACACAGATCCTGATAGGTTTGTGCTGCCTGGCATTCCAGGATAACTTCCACTGAACTcttggagaaggaggcagcatcATCTAAGGAACATCCCCTGAATCAGTCTCCTCGTCATGACTTCGCCCTGGATGGCCCAGGGGCTCCTGGTTTCCCTACTATAAAAAGGGCTTATTGATCCTCCGACCTGACTTCCACCTCCTGGGAGGCTCTGAGGGGGAATGAGATCATCAACTCTCATAAAATCTCATCAGGCTTATCCAGGTTTATCCAAGCCCTCAAGTTTAGCCAGGTTCTCCAGAGGAGAGTAGCAGGGACTGTGATTGGAAAGGTGACAGTCTGCCTCCCATCAGAAGCTAAGCCAAGAGAGAAATGGGCTTTACTTGTAATGGGAGAGAATTTGGTGAGCTGTCAGGAAGACTGTTCTAACCGGCTCTTAGTGGTTATGACACCGGCTGTCCCAGGAGGGCTAGAATCTCCTTTCAGGAAACGTTCATGTATTCATTTACTTAGGAAACGCTGGTTGAACACTCTCGCATGCAAAGCCTTGGTCTCGCCCTAGATGACACCCGTGTCCTTGGAAAGGCCATGTCCTTTCTAAGCTTGGTCCCAAGAAGACCTAACTGCAGCCCTGCGTTCTGCTTCCCAACAGGAAAGAGGAAGTCAAGGGCTTTCAGGCCGTGCGTGTAGAGAAAACTGagaagtatgaaaaggaaaactgTGGAGGGTTCCGCCTGATTTATCCCAGTGTGAACTCGGAGAAGTATGAGAAGTTTTTCCAGGACAACAACTCCCTCTTCCAGAATACAGTTACCTCCAGGGCTCGGGAGGTCTATGCCCGGTAGGAAGTCTCCTGGGGTAAGGGGGGCTGGGTGTTGGGGGAAGAGGAGATTGTGCTTGACCTACGGTGTGACCTTGGGGCAGCCATGAAGTTGTTTTAGTCTCAAAAGGACCAGGAATCATAAGGTTCCTTGGTGTGGGATGTTGGTAAGTAGATATGAAGCTGTTTCTACAAACTCACACCTAAGATAGCCAGCCCAACCCCACTCCCAGAAAGCCCAACCCCTCAGAACTACCTCCTAGATTCATTCAGGTATCAGATCTAAGGACTGGAAGGGACTCATCCCatttcacccatttcacccatTTCATGGAGCAGAAAAATGATCATCCAGCAGATAATGACAGAAGAGGCTCTAGAAGCCCTGTCCCCTGAGTCCTGTAACTGAGTTATTTCCATCACATCATTGGCCAGAGAGGCCCAGCATATGAAGGGGTTTGATGTGGGAGCCCCTGATTTTATCCTCCTACCCAGACCCTCTCCCTAGCACTTGTCGGTTGTGTGATCTGGCATactgggaagggagaagagagatgGGGTGGTCGAGTGGGGTGCTGCCCCCCACCACATCTCTCCCTGGGCTAATCCCAGATGGGAAGTGGTATGGTTGGAGGAAGGACTGTCTCCTCCATCTCTTGCTTTGGAACCCTCAATCATTTGGACACACTGGGGCAGGGAAGATGGAGCACTCCCCCTCCTTGCCCAGTCTTGTCTGCCCCTCAAGAAGTAAGTCCGTAATATTCATAGCCCATCCCTAACCTGCATGATACTCACTGTTCCTTACTGGGCAGGCGGCTGATCCAGGAGCTGAGactgaaacaagagaaaaaatgcttgcaaatgaaacagaagagGGTAGAGATGCATGGGGAATCGGCAGGCGAGCAAGCGAGAGGCAAGAGCTGGCAGAGCTGGCGACAGAAACAACAGCAGAAATGCAAGACTGCCCCCAACCAGACCTCCAAACAAGTAAACGTGGATGGGAGGGGAACGTGCATGCCCAGTACACTTCCCCGGCTGGGGCCAGTCCAGGGGGGGATGCTGAGAAGATCCCTACTGAGAACTCAGAAACACTGAAGGAATGGGGGCCGCATGGAGGGCTGGGCCCCAGGAGGGGGGCCTGGAAGTCACAAGGAGCCCTGCGGCCTTCAGAGGATCCCTCCATCCAGGCAGAGAGGACTCGCGCTGTTCTGTCCTTCTCCCTTCAGTAGGAGTAAAAGGGCTGGGAGGCTGAGGACCAGCCCCATGTGGGAGTGGGCTCTAGGACTACCTTACTCATGGTCCCCAACTCCAGTTAGGTTGAAATGCCCCCTTCCTGCAGGCCAGGGGCACAACTGAGAGAGAAGGCTACAGGGAAAAACTTTGGGGGGCAGGACCTCAGAACATTACAGCAGGGGGCAGAACACAGCTGGTCTTTCTAGCCTTCTCTCTGCTCCATGTATGGACTAGCCTCCAGGCTGGGGCCAGCTGTCCAGTTGTCCCGCGATCTCAGTCTCTGGAACCCCCTTCTTGGCCTAGCTCTCTCTCCTTGCTCAGTGGAAAGATTCAGTTGACTTTTCAGTCTCTCTCCTTCTTAAAGACTTACCTGAAGTGACAGGattagaagtgtttttttttttgttgttgttagggTCATAGACCCTCTGAGAATCTGATAAAAGCTATGGAATCTCTTGCTATAAGTAACTGCAATTTTAAGTGGTTCAAAGATCCTGTGAAGCCATCCATGAGCCCTCTAGGGGGTGTCCTTGAACCCTAGGTTAACAGCCCCGGCTTAGAGAGACTGATTCAGATTGCTTTCCTCTCCTCCTGATCTCCTTTGCACCTACCCTTGGGTGCAGATAATCTAGAAGTGGACAGAGCTCAGTTCCCATGGGCTGTATGTTTGGTTTCCTTCTTCCCAGTATCTCCAGCCATTGACATTGGTGTCCGGCACACCTGACTTGCTCTCGAGTGtcagacacacagagaaaaatgaagcagataGCAGCCTTGACCAGGAGGCCCCCAAAGAGGAGGCTGATCCAGCACCCTGTAAGCCTTCATCTTCAAGGCCTTACAGCTCTGTACCTGACTTGAGGAATTCAGGTCTTCTCAGCTGCTCCAGGCCAGAGCTCAGTAAACCCATCTCCAAAATGAAGGAAGCCAAGTCTACCTCTGCAGTGAACACGATCACCAACACTGTGGTAAGTAGAGCAGGCTGCCTCCCCTGAGGActgagctggggtggggtggggtagtgGCAGGAGTCTTGCCTTCTGGTCCATTCTCTGCCCCTGACTTACTATGGCCCTTTGAGTAAGCTGCCTACCCCttctcaggcctcagtttccccacttgtGAAGTCCAAGTTGTGGAATGACACTCCTGCTAAGAGTCTAGACCTATGCTATAGGGCTTTTAGAAAGGAGGCATGCCCTCTTTTGGGCAGGTTACCAcctgttgtattagtttctgtagggctgctgtaacaaatgaccataAACTTAGTGGCTTGAAACACAAATCTCTTCTCTCACGAATCTATTCTTTAGATCAGAAGCTAAAGATCTGAAAACAAGGTGTTGACAGGGTCATGCTCCCCTCTCTAGGGAGGATCCTTCCTTGCTTCTTGCTAGATTCTGGTGGTTGCtgtccaatctctgcctctgtcatcacatGGACTTCTTACTTGTGCttcttctctgtgtttcttcACATGGCTTTATCAGGataccagtcattggatttagggcttACCCTTATCCACTATGGGCTTATTTTTAACTTGAGATCtgcaaagatcctatttccaagtaaggtcacattctgaggttgtGGGTGTACATAAATTTTAGGAAGTTGTTGTTGAACTCAGTATAGCACCTCAACAACACTTCCATTTGAAACAATGGAGTTTCAAACTCCATTGATGTATGGACACCTTTTGATGGAAAGAAACCTCTTTCAGATTCCAAttgtaaacaaattattttttttaatatatacaagcataaaataaaatataggtatAGGTATAAAGCCTTTATACATATAactcttgaagtgaagtgaaagttgtccagtcatgtcctgctctttgcaaccccatgaactatacagtccatggaattctctaggccagaatattggagtaggtagccatttccttcttcaggggatcttcccaacccagagatcaaacccacatctctcgcattgcaggtggattctttttcatctgagctatcagagaagcccacctATAGCTCTTGCTCCATGCTAAGTTGTTGCAGTCTTTTCGACCCTGtgcattgtagcccaccaggcttctctatccgtgggatttcccaggcaagagtactggagtaggttgccatttcctcctccagagcatcttccctacTTAGGGAAgacccagtgtctcctgcattggcaggcaggttctttaccactgagccaccagggaaacctaaagCTCTTACATAGCTACAAAACAAGAATAAAGCActtcctggtgttccagtggttgaggatctgcctgccaaagcagggaccatgggttcaatccctgctccaggaagatcccacaggcttcagggcaactaagcctatgcagcACAGCTGTTGAgctcatgctctagagcctgtgagctgcaactgctgaagcccatgcactctaGGACCCAGGctttgcagcaagagaagcctacacaccacaaAGAAGAGAAGCACCCATTCCCTGGAGCTAGAGAAAGCTTGTGCTCAGCACCAAAGACCCAGTCTggccaaaattaattaaaaaacaaaacaaacagcaccAATAAAATCGGCACAAAATATTAACTTCACATGACagttgattttctatttctgtagaaACCAAGTTGCCACATAAATGCGGTACTGACAGTCCTAACACAGGTTCTTTTGTATTCACTATACTTAGGCCAACCAAGAGCTTTGTGGTGACTCTACTGGAAAATCTTCAGCACTGTTGGGCCTTCTCTTGGTCTAAGTGCAGTATAGAGTAGTgcagtgtttttcaaatttctaACCAGAGCCCATAATAGAAATTCATTTGATTTCATAGTCCatcaaatatacatacatacaattggagaaaagtttttaaaacagtGCTTAGCCATGCTGCATATAGTGAGTGactcaatcttttcttttaaagataccAGTTACAACCCCCTAAATTAATTTCATGACCTAGTGGTAAGTTTGCAACCCATAGTTTGATAAACATCTTTAAGAGAGTTTGCTTCAGAGCCTTATCACCTTGGATTTcacaatgatttcttggatatgacaccgaAAACACAAGCAGCAAATGCACAAATAGATAAGTGGGACTACATCAGACttaaataatcaacaaaataaaaagacaacccgtggaatgggagaaaatctttTCAGATTATATATCTGATagagattaatatccagaatatataaagaactcttataacacacaacaacaacaaaaccaaacaacctgattaaaaaatgggcaaaggctgggacttccctggtggtccagtggttaggactctatgctttcactgcagagggcacaggttcagtccctggtcaggaattaAGAGCCTGCCAGCCATGTGATTCggccagaggaaagaaaaaaaaatggggtggggagggaaaatgtctaattaaacagacatttctccaaagtgaAATTagccagccacacacacacacacacacacacacacacacaaaatactgcatgcttccacttatatgaggtatctagagTAGTCAAACTCTTAGAAACAAAAAGTAGTGGTGGTTGCCAGTGGCTGGTGGGTGGGGTGGAAAAGGGATGTTTAATGGGtccagaatttcagttttgcaaatgaAAAGATTCAAGAGATCTGTTGCCCAACAATGTGCATATAGTTAACACTACTgtactatacacttaaaaatggttatgatgataaattttatgttatatggggttttttttttactataataaTTAAGAGTAGGAGTATACTTTGGGAATCTGGCTGCCTCTGTTGGGTTCTTGGGGTCTCCTTTTATTATATACATGACTTCCATCTAGTCAGTCTAATCTTCCtaaaccttagtttcctcacctaaaaaatggaattttcatCATAGTACCTACCAATGGAttactatgaggattaaatgaaaggaTCCACAAAAATGCTGTGAGTGGTATTCAACACACAGGAGTCAGTAAGCATTAGCTATTATTTTAATGTTACTGCTACTTCTTAAGACCcccactttgtgtgtgtgtgtgttttgcattAACCCAAGAATTAAAGCAGTACTTTAACCTAAGACTTAAAACAGTACTACTTAACTCTGATGAAATAACAAAATAAGGCAGCTagcaaaaattcatttttttttctttttttggatttcatgTTGATTTGATCAAAATCATTGGTTCAGGATGTTGTACTATACTTGGTTCATTCAAAGCCTTTGCCTGTTTTATTTACTTGTCACTTTATCCCTATGCTCATCTCCATTCACCTAGCCACCATCTTTTGCTCATATGTTTCCTTgaaaagaagagatttttttttaaatgctggcatttaaaatttgtgtaaatGTGACTGGGTTATTTATCTCATTCTatgtcctatttttatttttattgagctcttctttttcttttctttttaaagattgatttacatgcattaaaataatcaattttAGCTGAACAATTCTGACAAATAAATATACCTGTGTGATCAATATCCCTATCATGATATAGAACTTTCTGATATTTCCCCAAAGTTCCCTCTGGCCTTTCCCAGGCAGTTGACCTTTGCTCCCTGCATCCGTCCCCAAAACAGCCACTATCCTGACTCTTTTTTTATCttagattagttttgcctattttcGAATTTTGTGCAAATGGaatagtatatattattttgaGTGTGACTCCTTTAATTCAGTATTATATCTGTgaaattcattcatgttgttggaTATAtcagtattttgttctttattgctGAATTGTGTTCCATTATACAAATACACTGCAGTGTGTTCGTCcttctcctgttgatggacatgtgggttgttcctagtttttatttttttattgctattgtgATTAAAGCTCTTATGAACATTCCTGTATAAGTTTTTTTGTGGacgtagttttcttttctcttggataACTACTTACGAGAAGGATTGTTAGGTCAAAGGGTAGATCTATGTATAACTTTATAAGAACACCAAAGCctttatttaaagtgattataaTAGCTTTTGTACATTTCAGCCAACAACGGATGAAGGTACCAATTGCTCTGTGTTTGCTACCATTTGGTGCTGTCTTTTAAACCTTAGCCACTCTAATGGCTACGTTGTGATTTCTTATTTCGGTTTTAATTTGATGATTAAACATGTCAAGTACTTCATCAAGTGTTTATTGGTTATTCATGTATGTTGCTTTATGAggagtttgttcaagttttttgcctttctcctttttaagagacaggattttgaaaaaaatctctatCTATTGCatttggtcttagttgtggcccagGGGAGCCTCAACTTAGttgaggatcttagttccctgaccagcgataGAACCCAAGGTCCTctgcattacaaggtggattcttaaccactggaccaccagggaagtctcagattaaaaaaaaaaacataaaacttttttttttttaacaccaaaaacatcttgtattggggtgtagccagttaacaatgttgtaatagtttcaggtgaacaagtgaagggactcagccatacatatacatggtagccattctccccccaaacccctcccatccaggctggcacataacattgagcacagttccatgtgctgtacaacaGGTttctgttggttatccattttaaatatagaagtttgtacatgaccttcccaaagtccttaactgtcccttccccctggcaaccatgagttcattttctaagtctgtgagtctctttctgttttgtaagtaagtttgtTTATATCAGATGATATTTCTCCtccttgtctgacttacttcactcattatgacactctctaggtccattcatgttgctgcaaatggctttatctctttctttttaatggctggataatattccattatataaatatatatacaccacatctttttttttttttttttttattagttggaggctaattactttacatcattacagtagtttttgttatacattgaaatgaattagccatggatttacatgtattccccatcccagtcccccctcccacctccctctccacccgatccctctgggtcttcccagtgcaccaggccctagcacttgtctcatgcacccaacctgggctggttatctgtttcaccctagataatatacatgtttcaatgctgttctcttgaaatatcccaccctcgccttctcccagagtccacaagtctgttctatacatctgagtctctttttctgttttgcatatagggttatcgt includes:
- the TTLL6 gene encoding tubulin polyglutamylase TTLL6 isoform X4, encoding MEMKSYQKINHFPGMSEICRKDLLARNMSRMLKMFPKDFHFFPRTWCLPADWGDLQNYSRSRKNKTYICKPDSGCQGKGIFITRTVKEIKPGEDMICQLYISKPFIIDGFKFDLRIYVLMTSCDPLRIFVYNEGLARFATTSYSHPCTDNLDDICMHLTNYSINKHSANFLQDAHSGSKRKLSTFNMYMESHGYNVAQIWRDVEDVIIKTIISAYPIIKHNYHTCFPHHTLNSACFEILGFDILLDHKLKPWLLEVNHSPSFSTDSWLDKEVKDSLLYDTLVLINLRSCDKKKVLEEERQRGQFLQQCRSRETRKEEVKGFQAVRVEKTEKYEKENCGGFRLIYPSVNSEKYEKFFQDNNSLFQNTVTSRAREVYARRLIQELRLKQEKKCLQMKQKRVEMHGESAGEQARGKSWQSWRQKQQQKCKTAPNQTSKQYLQPLTLVSGTPDLLSSVRHTEKNEADSSLDQEAPKEEADPAPCKPSSSRPYSSVPDLRNSGLLSCSRPELSKPISKMKEAKSTSAVNTITNTVSQTGFLPFLPLTPRK